A stretch of the Vitis riparia cultivar Riparia Gloire de Montpellier isolate 1030 chromosome 13, EGFV_Vit.rip_1.0, whole genome shotgun sequence genome encodes the following:
- the LOC117929285 gene encoding lysosomal Pro-X carboxypeptidase-like, which translates to MGTRAVSWLPWLILLFITASVSATPSKKIPRLGVLRGSSLSVLEGSSSLRTVSVNLSENFQTFFYPQTLDHFNYRPESYTTFQHRYMVNFNYWGGARSAAPIFVYLGEESDLDKDINSIGFLVENGARFGALLVYIEHRYYGQSNPFGSMEKSLQNASQRGYFNSGQALADYAEVIINLKKNLSADSSPVIVVGGSYGGLLAAWFRLKYPHVALGALASSAPILYFDDITPQDGYYSLVTKDFRDFSESCYNTIKDSWAEIDKAAAEANGILNLSKKFRTCKPLESASQLKDYLETMYSIAAQYDRPPMYPVTIVCNGIDGGSQGTDILGRILSGIVASRGNKSCYDMGQSSFPSETEEGWNWQVCSELVIPIGRGSNDTMFPAAPFDFKEYADSCKYSYGVTPRPHWITSYYGGHNIKLILKRFGSNIIFSNGLRDPYSSGGVLEDISHSIIAVHTPRGSHCLDILPSREDDPNWLVLQRNVEIEIIHGWLLKYYEDLLQSN; encoded by the exons ATGGGCACCAGAGCTGTGAGTTGGCTTCCATGGCTGATTCTTCTCTTCATCACAGCATCTGTTTCTGCTACACCGTCCAAGAAGATACCCAGGCTCGGTGTGCTTCGAGGATCCAGCCTCAGCGTGCTTGAAGGATCCTCCAGCCTGAGAACCGTTAGTGTAAATCtttctgaaaattttcagaCTTTCTTTTACCCGCAAACATTGGATCACTTCAACTACCGTCCAGAAAGCTACACCACCTTCCAGCACAGATACATGGTGAATTTCAATTACTGGGGTGGTGCCCGTAGTGCTGCTCCGATCTTTGTTTATCTTGGTGAGGAATCAGACCTGGACAAGGATATCAATTCAATTGGATTCCTAGTTGAGAACGGTGCTCGGTTCGGCGCTCTATTGGTTTATATTGAG CATCGCTACTATGGACAGTCGAACCCATTTGGATCAATGGAAAAATCATTACAAAATGCTAGCCAACGTGGGTACTTCAACTCGGGTCAAGCTCTGGCAGATTATGCAGAGGTGATTATAAACCTTAAGAAAAATTTGTCGGCAGACTCTTCTCCGGTGATCGTTGTTGGAGGATCTTATGGTGGAC TGCTGGCTGCATGGTTTCGGCTGAAGTACCCACATGTTGCCCTTGGTGCATTAGCCTCATCAGCCCCAATTCTCTACTTTGATGATATTACACCACAAGATGGATATTATTCTCTTGTTACCAAGGATTTTAGG GACTTCAGTGAAAGTTGCTACAATACCATTAAGGATTCATGGGCTGAAATTGATAAAGCAGCTGCTGAGGCCAATGGTATTTTAAATCTTAGCAAAAAATTCAGAACCTGCAA ACCATTAGAGAGTGCTTCCCAGCTGAAGGATTACTTGGAGACCATGTATAGTATAGCTGCTCAGTATGATAGACCTCCAATGTATCCGGTAACCATTGTTTGTAATGGCATTGATGGAGGATCACAAGGAACCGATATCCTCGGCCGAATACTTTCTGGAATTGTTGCTTCAAGAGGTAACAAATCTTGCTATGATATGGGGCAATCAAGTTTTCCATCAGAAACAGAAGAAGGTTGGAATTGGCAG GTTTGTAGTGAACTTGTAATACCAATTGGTCGAGGGAGCAATGACACTATGTTCCCAGCTGCACCCTTTGATTTCAAAGAATATGCCGATTCTTGCAAGTATTCCTATGGAGTGACCCCTAGACCCCATTGGATCACCAGTTATTATGGTGGACAT AATATTAAACTAATTCTCAAGAGATTTGGTAGCAACATCATCTTCTCCAACGGTCTTCGAGATCCTTATAGCAGTGGAGG GGTGCTGGAAGACATATCACACAGTATCATAGCGGTCCATACACCTAGAG GATCTCATTGCTTGGACATACTGCCTTCGAGGGAGGATGATCCAAACTGGCTAGTCCTTCAACGTAATGTAGAAATAGAGATCATCCATGGATGGcttctaaaatattatgaagATCTGCTTCAAAGTAACTGA